In Helianthus annuus cultivar XRQ/B chromosome 9, HanXRQr2.0-SUNRISE, whole genome shotgun sequence, the following are encoded in one genomic region:
- the LOC110926255 gene encoding probable receptor-like protein kinase At2g23200, giving the protein MDFNLLIILLSALSLVSSQSQYVSPDHYFINCGSNSDTDFTGKTFIGDENRPNFSFSGGRKAVNNNAAWEIYQTARVFTKKSSYELEADGNNTFVMVNLHFSPFVYNGIELSTSKFDVSVSGYTLLSDFNVGNSTVIKEFIIPIGLERKFRIQFKPTSGSSPAFVNAIEAFTTPSELFQHGVLSSHISSVGKIGDMDIISSSSYAFNPVYRINVGGDNIDVDRDILRRNWTPDDPFIVEPHEAENKTFAGTPNYQEPFAARYDAPDDVYKTAKWLNPNSSVHNVTWNFEVKKNVMYFVRAHFCDIVSPGLYSSDDAFNFFIYNNYKEVIKPGDKVSALQVPFYYDFVVDSVGSGFVNVSIGAISGNSQPVLLNGLEIMELLKNSGVVDTWNDEKSSKKLYIVAGCAVGGVVFVLLIGFLIGFKCRKKKAVGGTKTDSNVVPSYGLSSYTSMNVDFSINNPSPIPNLNLNLRFHFTDILQATNNFDEKLVIGKGGFGKVYRGTLPDGKTVAVKRGEKGHGQGRPEFVTEIMVLSKIRHQHLVTLIGYCDERSEMILVYEYMEKGTLQDHLYDTNKDDEKLSWRQRLEICISAARGLHYLHTGSDAGIIHRDVKSTNILLNENYVAKVADFGISRLDNLEESEMAIKGSFGYLDPEYISCMKLTQKSDVYSFGVVLLEVLCARPALDNMLPPKEANLADWAIKQIKDGMVENIVDPYLKGEINPNSLRKYLDTVERCLKNTGEERPNMIDVLWDLEYALKLQQMVVDREPYDDSTMNTSLQLSMSMIDRLPSKCNDDDSQVNDSGYPSDSQVFSQLKIEDAR; this is encoded by the coding sequence ATGGATTTTAATCTTCTCATCATCCTTCTCTCTGCTCTCTCACTTGTTTCCTCACAGTCACAATATGTGTCACCAGACCACTACTTCATTAACTGTGGATCAAACTCTGATACCGATTTCACCGGAAAAACATTCATAGGAGATGAAAACCGCCCTAACTTTTCATTCTCCGGTGGCCGCAAAGCCGTAAATAACAACGCAGCATGGGAAATCTATCAAACAGCAAGAGTTTTCACTAAGAAATCATCATACGAACTCGAAGCGGATGGTAACAACACTTTTGTGATGGTAAACCTTCATTTTTCTCCGTTTGTTTATAATGGAATTGAATTATCTACTTCCAAATTCGATGTTTCGGTTTCTGGGTACACTTTGTTATCTGATTTTAATGTTGGAAACTCGACTGTGATCAAAGAGTTCATAATCCCAATTGGATTAGAACGGAAGTTCAGAATTCAATTCAAACCCACCAGTGGTTCATCCCCTGCTTTTGTTAACGCAATTGAAGCTTTCACAACGCCATCTGAACTGTTCCAGCATGGTGTCCTTTCATCTCATATATCATCAGTAGGAAAGATTGGTGATATGGATATCATCTCATCATCATCTTATGCTTTCAACCCGGTTTATAGAATTAACGTTGGTGGTGACAATATAGACGTAGATCGCGACATTTTAAGAAGAAACTGGACACCAGATGATCCGTTCATTGTCGAACCACACGAAGCGGAAAACAAAACATTCGCAGGCACGCCTAACTATCAGGAGCCTTTCGCTGCCAGATATGATGCTCCTGATGATGTATACAAAACAGCCAAATGGTTGAACCCGAATTCGTCGGTGCATAATGTCACATGGAATTTTGAGGTTAAGAAGAATGTTATGTACTTTGTTAGAGCCCATTTCTGTGACATTGTAAGCCCAGGCCTCTATAGTTCTGATGATGCATTCAATTTCTTCATTTACAACAATTATAAGGAGGTGATTAAACCGGGTGATAAGGTAAGCGCGCTGCAAGTTCCATTTTATTATGATTTTGTGGTGGATTCGGTTGGGTCGGGGTTTGTGAATGTTAGTATTGGAGCGATTTCTGGTAACAGTCAACCCGTGTTATTGAACGGGCTCGAGATCATGGAGTTGTTGAAGAATTCAGGTGTGGTTGATACTTGGAACGATGAGAAGAGTAGCAAGAAATTGTACATTGTGGCTGGATGTGCAGTTGGAGGTGTGGTGTTTGTATTGTTAATAGGTTTCTTAATCGGGTTTAAATGCCGGAAAAAGAAGGCGGTGGGAGGGACGAAAACGGATTCCAACGTGGTACCATCGTACGGTCTGAGTTCATACACGAGTATGAATGTCGACTTCTCCATCAACAACCCGTCACCAATTCCTAATTTGAATCTCAACCTTCGGTTCCATTTTACGGATATATTGCAAGCAACGAATAATTTCGATGAGAAATTGGTGATTGGAAAAGGTGGATTCGGGAAGGTCTATAGGGGAACTCTTCCTGATGGAAAGACAGTTGCAGTGAAACGAGGCGAGAAAGGACACGGGCAGGGTCGGCCAGAGTTCGTGACAGAAATTATGGTCTTGTCGAAAATACGACACCAACATCTAGTTACTCTAATCGGGTATTGTGACGAGAGATCCGAGATGATACTCGTGTACGAGTATATGGAAAAGGGTACTCTTCAAGACCATTTATATGACACGAATAAAGATGACGAGAAGCTCTCGTGGAGGCAGAGACTCGAGATCTGCATTAGTGCAGCTCGAGGATTACATTATCTTCACACAGGGTCGGATGCAGGGATAATTCATCGTGATGTTAAGTCAACAAACATCTTGCTTAACGAAAACTATGTAGCAAAAGTGGCTGATTTTGGTATATCACGGTTGGATAACTTGGAGGAAAGTGAGATGGCTATCAAAGGGAGTTTTGGGTACTTGGACCCCGAATACATAAGTTGCATGAAGCTGACTCAAAAATCTGATGTTTACTCTTTTGGAGTCGTTTTACTGGAAGTGTTGTGCGCAAGGCCGGCACTTGATAACATGCTTCCTCCAAAGGAAGCAAATTTGGCAGATTGGGCAATCAAACAAATCAAGGATGGGATGGTGGAGAACATAGTTGACCCGTATCTGAAAGGCGAGATAAACCCAAATTCGTTAAGGAAATATTTGGACACAGTTGAGAGATGTTTGAAGAATACAGGAGAAGAGAGGCCTAATATGATTGATGTGTTATGGGACTTGGAATACGCGTTGAAGCTTCAACAGATGGTGGTGGATAGAGAGCCGTATGATGATAGCACCATGAACACATCGTTGCAGTTGTCGATGTCGATGATTGATCGCTTGCCTTCTAAATGTAACGATGATGATTCTCAAGTGAACGATTCAGGTTACCCGAGTGATAGCCAAGTGTTTTCCCAGTTGAAGATTGAGGACGCTCGATAG
- the LOC110924081 gene encoding uncharacterized protein LOC110924081, giving the protein MTERGDNDPVPTVTEQMKEVIAEEVGKAIEGSLSGFIDKIQNTVLSLVEERVKRLEDNVNLMKEKSGERKGCSYKEFMVCKPPIYNGEVDPIICQRWLSDVEGVFERTHCDVSDFVAYGIGQLRGQAKDRWDNKKKEIGAEAARAMTWDELKVPFLKHHSPKAVINRIKEEFIQLRQRGETIYKITGIFMDKLRFCDELVTTEEQKIYYYYNMLSAEYKEFMTPSKYETLTEINNTAREREIKLKKQIERGERRAQYVNPSPAKKVKTSESMRKTDVKGGSPSCKVCGKGHKGECRFKDKPCPICGKTGHTASLCPGKVSVCYKCYLPGHKKSECPELVGKKNAKDVQVETQKAKARSFQLTATEAKTEPDVVSGIFAINSIPAHVLFDTGVNKSFISHGFIRHPSFVLTKLYVPLEVEIGDNKSFIVCDVCQGCKLSIDDEEYSIDLIPMSMGEFHVVVGMDWLSRHHAKVVCFRKEIKLTSPSGKHVTIYGEKGGNPVFCSMSKAHKLIRHECRAFMIYVNESGKELPTIGDAPVVHDFKDVFPEDLPRIPLKREVDYDGLTLRLQLAKTKLWKVWHTYRDLLEDLEQEKNAWEL; this is encoded by the exons atgacGGAAAGAGGTGACAATGATCCGGTGCCGacagtcaccgaacaaatgaaagaggtAATTGCCGAAGAAGTGGGGAAGGCAATTGAGGGTAGTCTATCCGGTTTCATTGACAAAATTCAAAATACAGTGCTATCGTTAGTTGAAGAACGAGTTAAAAGGTTGGAAGATAATGTCAACCTTATGAAAGAAAAATCCGGAGAACGTAAGGGTTGTTCATACAAGGAGTTTATGGTGTGTAAACCGCCAATTTACAACGGGGAGGTTGACCCGATAATatgccaaagatggctaagtgatgTTGAAGGGGTATTTGAGAGGACCCACTGTGACGTGAGCGATTTTGTGGCTTACGGAATAGGTCAGTTGAGGGGTCAAGCCAAAGAccggtgggataacaaaaagaaagaGATTGGAGCCGAAGCGGCAAGGGCCATGACATGGGACGAATTGAAAGTACCATTCCTTAAACATCACAGTCCCAAGGCTGTCATCAACAGAATTAAGGAAGAGTTCATACAGTTGAGGCAAAGGGGTGAAACAATTTATAAAATCACGGGCATTTTCATGGATAAGTTGAGATTCTGTGACGAGTTAGTGACTACTGAGGAGCAGAAGATATATTATTATTACAATATGTTGAGCGCTGAATATAAGGAGTTTATGACTCCCTCGAAGTACGAAACCCTCACGGAAATTAATAACACCGCCCGAGAGCGGGAGATTAAATTGAAGAAACAGATAGAGAGGGGCGAACGAAGGGCGCAGTATGTGAATCCAAGCCCTGCAAAGAAGGTGAAAACATCAGAATCGATGCGAAAGACGGATGTGAAAGGTGGGTCGCCAAGTTGTAAAGTTTGTGGGAAGGGGCACAAGGGCGAGTGCCGCTTCAAGGACAAACCTTGTCCCATATGTGGGAAGACGGGGCACACGGCATCACTATGCCCGGGTAAAGTTTCCGTTTGCTATAAGTGCTATCTGCCGGGTCACAAAAAGTCTGAATGCCCGGAGTTGGTCGGGAAAAAGAACGCGAAGGATGTTCAAGTGGAGACCCAAAAGGCAAAGGCTAGGTCCTTCCAATTAACTGCGACTGAAGCAAAGACAGAACCcgatgtggtttcaggtatattcGCAATAAACTCGATCCCTGCACATgtattatttgatacgggtgtGAATAAGtcctttatttcacatggatttattcgacatccttcatttgtctTGACAAAATTATATGTGCCCCTAGAAGTTGAAATAGGAGATAATAAGAGTTTCATAGTGTGTGACGTTTGTCAAGGCTGTAAATTGAGTATCGACGATGAGGAATACTCAATAGATTTAATCCCAATGTCGATGGGAGAGTTTCACGTGgttgttgggatggattggctatcccgacaCCACGCGAAAGTCGTGTGtttccgtaaagagataaaactaACATCTCCGAGCGGAAAACACGTTACAATCTATGGCGAGAAAGGAGGCAATCCTGTGTTTTGCTCGATGTCGAAAGCTCACAAGCTCATAAGGCACGAATGTAGAGCGTTTATGATATACGTGAATGAATCGGGGAAAGAACTACCAACGATTGGAGATGCACCGGTGGTACATGATTTCAaagatgtgtttccggaagaCTTACCGAGAATACCGCTTaaacgggaagtaga ttacgacggattgactttgaGGCTACAACTAGCAAAAACAAAGCTATGGAAGGtatggcatacttacagagattTGTTGGAAGATTTAGAACAAGAGAAGAACGCTTGGGAGCTTTAG